A window of Nocardiopsis sp. Huas11 genomic DNA:
GCACCCCGGCCGGGGAGGCCACGATCTCCAGGGCCAGGTGCGGTTGCACCAGCCACCGCGACCAGCGGGGCTTGAGCAGCCCCATGGTGTGATTCCAGAACGCGGTTGCGTGGGCGAGGCTGGCCTGCGGCGGCGGCAGGATCTCCACCAGGCGGGCCTCGCGTGACAGGTAGTGGTGGCGGGCGAATCGCACTCCGATCAGCGCGGCGCACACGGCTGCTCCGACGAGCGGGATCACGGCGATGACCGCGAACACTCCGCCTCCGACGAGGAAGTCGATCATCCGACCACCTCCCCGTAACCCCGCACCACCGCTGCCGAGGCGGTCAGACGGACTTTCGGGATCTGCTTCCTGGAGCGCTGTTCCCTGTGGGCCTGTGTTGCTCTCACCTGGTCGACCTCCGTCATCGTGTGCCCTCAACCTCCAAGGGCTCCAACACCAGGGCCATCCACCAAGGGTGCTGCGTGCCACCGCCAACACCTCCCGGCCCTGATCGCCCTTATGACCCCTTAAAAAGACAGGCGAAGGGCCGATGCGACATGCGGGTGTGAGAAATGTTTTCGCAAATGGGCGCATAAACGGTCAAGTCGGACGTCGAATTTCGCAGCCCGCTACCGATTCGAAGGTTCCGCGCGTCCAGATCCGCGTGTTTTCCGACGTGCTCGAAAGGCCGGTGAGGTCGGTCAGCGGCAGCCGCCGTTGACCACGCCATCTTGAGGAGAGCGATCGAGGTAACCGAGCAGTTGCACGACACCGATCGGTTCAAGCCCCGTCTGGTCCTGCCGGTCGACGCCAGCGTCTCCCGGTCAAGGGTCCTGCCCGTGCCCGGCGACGGCTGGAGCGGCCAGGCGCTGACGATCAGTGCGGGGATATTCGCCCCACGACGACTACTGGGGCGGAGCCGCCCAGTAGTCCGAGAGCATCTGGCCGGGCCAGGCGGGCTGGCGGACCTCACCGCGAGGGCCGAACTCGGCAAACCACGGGGCGATGTCCAGGACGGGGGTCCCGTCGACCGCGTCCAGGTCCTCCACGTGAAGGTCGCGCCCTTCGACCTTGAGCAAGCGCGGGTGGGAGATCGCGAGTCGGGCGGGGCGGCGGTGGTTGCGGTGAACGAACGTCCCGGTCTGCGGCCAGTCCGTGTTTCCCCTCGGGTGTCGTGCGCCCAGGTGCACATCGTCTTCTGACCCGCGGTGGAAATGCCACACGACCTGGATGTGGGAGAACTCCTCCAACCCCTTCACGGTGTCCAGGGGCAGATCCGCGTTGAGCCGGATGATCGACCGGATGCCTCCCCAGAAGTCGTCCGCGACCTCTGAGCGTCCACCGACGACGGTGGCGATGGGGGTGAGGGTGATCTCCACTGGGGTGTCCTTCCAGGGACCGGGCCGGATCAGGCTACACGCAGCACTTCGGCGGCTCGGCGGTCAACCTCTCGGACCGCGCTGATGCCGCGTCCCCGCACCGTGCTCAACGCGGTTCTCATGGTCTGGACCGTGTTCTTCGCCCGGCCCGAGCGCACGCCCTCCATCGCGTCCAGCGCCCGTGACCAGGTGGCGCAGGCTGCTTCGATCTCGCCTCGGGAGGCCTGGATCTCCCCGAGATAACCCAAGGTCACGGCGTGGGTGCGGCTGAACGCGGCGCCTCGGAGTTGGACGCTGCGCTCGAACTCGCGCTGCGCGCTCCCCAGGTCGCCCATCGCTTGCAGGGTGCGGGCGGTTTCGTGCGCGAGGCTGGCCTTGCCGAAGAACCAGACCCGGGCGGGCTCGGTGTCGGGTGTGGCGTCGGAGAGGTCGTCCTCAGCCCGCAGCAGTGCTTGGGAGGCGCTCTTGGTGTCGCCGACGCGGGCCAGGCTACGGGCGTGCACGACGCCCAGCAGCGCGCGCTCGCGGGGCCCGGCCACGTCGTAGCAGGAGGTCGCGGCTTCGGTGAGGCTCGCGGCTTGCGGGTAGTGTCCCAGGTCCATGGCCTGGTGGGCCAGGGCCCGGAGGATGTGGCCCACCAGGGCCCGGTCCCCGGCCTCGGCGGCGAGCTTGGCGGCCAACTGGAGGTAGCGCTGCGCTGTGGCGTGCCGGTTCGCGTCGAAGCTGGACCAGCCGAGCACGTAGACCAGCTCACTGGCGGCGGAGAAGAGCTCGCGTCGCTGTTCTTCGTGGGGGGTGTGCCGGCGCAGGGTCGGTAGGACCTCGTCGGCGAGCAGGGCAGTGGCCGCCGAGGTTCCATAGCCGCCCCCACGCTGTTGGTCCAGGCGTTGGAAGAGCGCCGTGGCGTCCCGGATCGCCGCGATGTCGTCGGGGGTAATGGTTCCTCGGGTCGCCGGGCGGGCCCGTGCCTGCTCCAGGCACTTCTGCCACCAGGACTCCTCCGGCAGAGCGAGCCCTGCCACGGAGTAGACAGCGGCGCCGATGAAGCCTCGTCTGTCCACGCTTCTCCCCAAGTCGGCCAGCGCCGTCAGGGTATCGGCTCCCCATATGGCCCCGGCTGACGGGATCGGGGACCTGCCCAGGCCGATCTCCTCCAGTCGTACTGGTCGACCCAGTCCTCGGGAGAGTGTTTCGCACAGCACGGCGGGGGCCGGGTCCTGTGGCCGGGTACCGGAGGCCCACATCGAGATGGTGGAGCGGCCCACGCTGACCAGGTCGGTGTGCCCCATTTCCTGGGCCACTCTCACGAAACGGCTGGCGGTCTGCTGCTGGGACCAGCCGAGCTCGGCGATGAGGGACTTCAATTTGTCGTTGGGGCCACGACGCATTCCGTCCTCCGAAAACCCTTTGGCAGCGTTGGCACTGTTCGACGGTGCATACCCGTACCGATCGAACGCGCGCAGTGGTTATCTCACCGTAGCGACCTGGATCACATGCGTGAAGCGATTCCTGTTCTCTGGCCGATCCCGGTCGCAGTTCCTGTCCCCTATGAGGAGTTGCCGTGTCAAGGACCGAGATGCCGCTTCCGCCGCTTCCTCTGCCCCGGTTCGTCAGGTCGAACCAGCCCAATGTGCTCGCCGTGGAGTACGGCGCCGACTCGCGTCTGGCCGCGCAGGCACGGCGCTGGGTGTGGACGGCCAGCAGGCTCCACCGGCTCCAGGCCGAGCCCCTGGTCTGGATCGCCAACGAGCTCTTCGCCAATAGCCTCCGGCACACCCGCTCCGGGCTGCTGGGCGGGAAGACGCGCCTGACGCTCACACACCTGCCGAACCATCTGCGCATCGCCGCCACCGACGAGGGGCCCTTGCCGGACTCGGTACCCGGGGAGCCCTACCTCAGCGCGGAAACCGAGGCCGCTCCCCTGGGCTTGGGGTTGACGTTGGTCAGCGCTCTGGCGACCGCGTGGGGCTGGCACGGGGACCAGCACGGACACACGGTGTGGGCGGAGGTAGCACGTCCCAAGCCCGGCAAACCCATCATCCAATTCATGCCGGCCGTCACCCGCCACGCCGCGACCGCGCGTCTTGAGGCGGTGGCCGGTGAGCGCTGAGCGTGCCCCGCGGGCCCTGTCTCTACACCTGGCCACCGGTGCTGTGCGGGTGCTGCCTCCCTCCGAGGCGGCACAGCTCACGGCTTCCCGGCGTGACCGGATGCTGCACCTGATCCCCGCAGGGACGCGGACACGCCAGGAACTCGCGAGGCTGCTTTTCGAGACCGACCCGCTCATCGGGAACGTGACCCGCCAGTATCGGGTGGTGCGTGATCCACGCACGCAGCGAGTGGTCGGTCGCGGGCTCTCCTCGCAGGGAGAGCAGGCACTGGCCGCGCTCGTATCCCGGCTGTCCCGTGACTGACCTCGGAGGACTTCATGCGCGTGATCGTTGACCATCCCGGGTGGACCCCCGCTTCCGAGCCTCGCCGCACCGTGCGCACCGAGAACAGCGCATGGACCGCGACCGCCGGTGCGACCCTCATCCTCAACCGGGTCGGAGAAGGCCGCGATCAGGCACCGGCCGTAGACACGTACTCCCCGATGGACCTCGGCGGGTCGATCCCCGAGAACCTGCGCTCCGCTTTGGAGGAGCAGGGCCCAGTCCAGCGGTTGCGCACCGCCGACCTGTGGGAGGCGCTGGCCACCGCGATCATCCGCCAGGTGATCCGCGCCGACCAGGCCCGCCTGATGTACCACCGGTTCTGTGATGCCCACGGCGCCCCGCTCCCCGAGGCCGGACCATCCGCCTTCCCGCGTCCCGAGACCGTGCTCGCCCTGGACGAGGACGACTTCGCCGGGTTGGGGATGGCGTTCAAGCGCCGCCCGCTGATCGCGGCGGCCGGGGCCTTCATCGAGTCCGGCACCAAGTGGGCGGAGCTTCCCGCCGACGTGCTGGTGGAGGAAGTGCAGGCGGTGCCCCGTATCGGCCCGTGGACCGCCGGAGCCACCCTCGCCGATGTCACCGGCGACTTCTCCCTCTACCCCTACGGCGACATGGCCGTGCGCAAGTGGGCGGCTCATGCCTCTCCCGACATCGACTGGCCCACCGACGAGGGCACCTTCGCCCGCTGGTGGCGGTCCTTCGCCGCCACACCCGAACAGCTCTCCGCCCTGACCGTGCTCACCCTCGCATTGGGAGGACCCCGTGGACAGGACCAACCCCCTTCATGACCTGATCAGCGGCCACACCCCCGGCCGTTCCCTCGACCTGCTGCTCGTCAACGCGCCCCTGCGCGACTACGCCGAACGCCCGCGCGTCAACGACTACACGCTGCCGGTGCTGGGCATGGGCTACGTCGCCACCTACGCCGCGCGGTGCGGGTTCGCGGTTGGTGTGCTCGATGCCGAGGCGCTCGGGCTGCCGGTCGCCGACGTCGTCCAGGCGGTCAACGCAGCCGCGCCCCGGTGGGTGGGGTTCAACCTGCTGGCACCCACCTACGAGGTCTCCGCGACCATCGCCGCGGCCCTGGACCCCGGCATCAAGGTCATGCTCGGCGGGCACCAGGCCAAGGCCATGCCTACGGAGATCCTTACCGACCCCCGCATGGCCCGATGCGAGGCTCTGGTCATCGGCGAAGGTGAGACCCGCACCGTCGAACTCCTGCACGATTACCGCAACCGAGGGGACCTGCCCGGGGTGATGTGGCTCGACTCGGTCCTGAAGACTCCAGTGACAGGCGGCCGACCGGGTCAGGGCCACCACCTGGCCCCACCTATCAACGACCTGCCCTTCGTCGACCGGCGCTTCCTCACCCAGGACCCGCACTTCGAGGCAGACCGGTGGGAGGCGAACATGGTCGGTGCCCGCGGCTGCCCCTACGACTGCTCCTTCTGCGGCGCCGCCGTCTCCGCGAACCCCGACGTCACGATCCGCGTCCGCTCCCCCCAGAACGTGGTCGCGGAGATGGAACACCTGCGTACCGCCTACGGGGTGAGCGCGTTCCGGTTCGTCGACGACCTCTTCCTCGGTGCCCGCCGCGTCATCAACACCATGATGGACGGCTTCGCGGAGCACCGTGTCGGGGACTGGGCGGTGTGGGACGCCACGGGCCGCATCAACGTGCTCGCCCGCGAAACCGACACTGCCTTGGACCGCCTGGTCGCGAACGGGCTCAGGGAGGTCGCGCTCGGCATCGAGTCCGGCTCCGAGCGGATGCTGTCCTACATCGACAAGCGCATCACCCAGGACATGATCCGCTCGGTCGTCACCCGGCTCGTCGGCAGGGGGATCAGCGTGAAGGGCTACTTCATCCTGGGCTTCCCCGGCGAGTCACGGGCGGAGATGGCACAGACCGTGGATCTGGTGCGGGAGCTGTGGGACCTTACCGAGGGCGCCCCCGGCCGTTTCCGCAGCAGCGTGTTCGAGTTCCGCCCCTACCCCGGCACCCCGGAGTGGCACAGGCTCATGGCCACCGGCCGCTACACCCCCGACCAGCTCCTGGACTACAGCCCGGTCGACCTGACCGACCAGGGCGTGGACGAGGCCATGAGGCAACGCGACGAGTTCAACTTCTCCTCCAACATCCAGTTCGGCGAGGCGTCCGTGGCCGAAGTCCGCGCCGCGCTGGTCGAACTGTCCCATGGCGAGCACCAGCGAAGGGCGGCGGCATGACGGGACTGCTCGTGGCCTTCGACGGTCCGGGTGGGGCCGGGAAGTCCACCACCGTCCAGGCGCTCGCCGCACGCCTGGCCTCCGACGGGTTGCGGGTACTGGCCACCACGCAGCCCTCCTCGGGGGCCATCGGTCGACTCGCCCGCAGCAGTACCCACGAGTTCTCCGGGCTGGCGTTGGCCTGTTTGGTGGCCGCGGACCGCTATCACCACCTGGCTACCCAGGTGCGGCCCGCGCTCGCCGACGGGCAACTCGTGTTGTGCGACCGCTTCACCGCGTCCTCGCTCGTCCTCCAGGCGGGGCTGGACGAGATCCCGGAGAGGTTCGTCCGTGAACTCAACCGGTTCGCAGAACCCCCGGACCTGCAGGTCGTCCTCACCGCGCCGGCCGAGGAGCTGCGCGAGCGCCTGGTGGTGCGCGGTTCGCATGGCCGGTTCGAGGACGATCCGGCCAACACGCTCAGGGAGGTCGCCCTGTACGAGCGGGTCGCCGACCAGTTGGCCCGTGAAGGTGTGCTGACCGAGGTGGTGGACACCTCTTGCGGGGTGGAGGAGACCGTAGCGCACCTTGCCGACCTCATCAGGGCGCTATGGTCGCAGGATCGAGCCGCTGCCTGACCATGGACAGGACCCCGCCATGCCCTACACGAGCGTCATCGACGTGCACGTCATCCTGCACCGGCAGGGCGAGATCGTACTGCTGGAACGGCAGGGCACCGGGTACTGTGACGGCATGCTGCACCTGCCCTCCGGGCACCTGGAGGACGGCGAGCCCGCGCACGCGGCCGCCGCGCGCGAGGCGCGTGAGGAGGTCGGGGTCGACATCGACCCCGGCCACCTCGCCCTGGCGGCCGTGGTCCACCACCGCCAAGAGCTCGGGCACGCCCGGATGGGCCTGTTCTTCCTGGCCACCGAGTGGCAGGGCGAGCCCTACAACGCCGAACCCGGCGAGTGCGGAAAGCTCGTGTGGGTGGACCCGCGGGTGCTGCCGTCGAACACCATCCCTTATCCGGCCGAGGGCATCCGCGCTTGGCTCGACGGGGTGCCGTTCACCCCGCACGGGTGGTGACTCAGGCGGCGGCGCGCACCAGCGTGTCGTAGGTGTCGGTGGTGCGCTCCAGCTCGACGCCGAGCGCACGCGCCCAGGTGTCCAGCTCGGCCTGGACCGCCAGGCCGTCGCGGTCGTCGTCGATGACGAGTTCCAGTTCGAGGAACGTCCCCGCGTTCTCGACCGCGTCGACGCAGACCCCGATCGGCCCGGCGGCCCCGGTACGGCGGCGCTTGACGATGCGCACGGTGGGTTCGTAGCCCATGGCGAGCACGGCGGCGTGCATCTGCTCCCGGTCAGCGACGACCGTCTCGTGCTCGGCGCACTCCATCGAGTTGGCCAGCGGCGTCTTGGTCGTGAAGACATGCGCTCCACCGTCCAGGCTGCGCAGCCGAGCGAACGTGTGACCGGCCTTGCCCATCTCCGGCCTCCAGCCCGCGGGGGCGTAGGCCTGATCTTCCTGGAAGACCGGCTCGCCCAGCTCCACCCCGGCAGCCTTGAGCGCGAGCAGGAGCCCCTCGAGGTCCCCCACCCGGTACTTCGTCTCGATCTCCCGCATCACGCGCCTCCTGGGCTTTGGTGTCGCCGTGCCTCAGGAGCGTACCGAGGCCACACCTGCCGCATCCGCCTGTTGGCCAAAGACGGCCCTGGGGTGGGTTGAGCGGTGGACGGTGCGATCCCCTGCGTGAGTCCGCAGGGCCATGACTACGTCCCCGACCAACCTCCGGTCCGCCACGGGCGCTCGGCCACGGCCACCTGTTCTCGCTGCGGAGACACCATCACCGCGACCCGATGAAGGCCCCTTCATACTTCAACAAGCACTCCCAGAACGAGAGTGATGGCTGCTCGGCTCATAGGAGTGACGGGAGGCGATCCCGGCACCCACGAGAGCCTCCAATACACCCGGAACGAGACAAGATGCGCGACCGGCCAGTCGGTGAGGACCCGGCTGGTGGATGGGAACGATCCAGCCTGCATGATGCCGGAGGCACCTGAGATGCTGAGCGCAAGGGCAGCAAACTTGCGAGTATCGCCTGGACGATCCGGGCTTGATGGTCACTGCGGCGGGCGCCTGGCAGAACGCCGCCTCAGTCAACAGGAGGAGTGACTCACCTCGACGCGATGGGATCATGGCGGTGTAGTGAGAGAGGAGGATACGGTGGCCGATCCGGTGGAGTTCATGCTGGCCGACCTGCGAGAGAAGTACGAGGCGATGCCCGCCGCACGGGCCTTCGCTCGCCTCTACGACGACCCCAAGTGGGGTCACATGTTTGCAGTCCTCCATAGGCGGTTGAACGAGCACTTCACCGACATCAACGGACGTGCCAAGACCACTCACCATTACTGGGCCGACAACAGCAGGGACTTGCTCGCGCTCATCGAAGAGATCGAGCTCGACCTGCATACCCTGAAGAGGGCAGGCATTGAGGTCGCACTTGCCGACTCCTACCAGGATGCGCTGGATCGATGTCGGCCATGGCTTTCGCCAAGCGGGGGCAGTGCGGTGCCGGAGGACTTTGAGCTCATCGAGGTCATCAGCTACGAGCAAGTCTTCGCCCACGCGGCTAAGAGCGTTAGGCTCAAGAAGCAGGAGGCTGCCGTAGAGCTGAAGATGGTGGGGAGCGGATCCTACGCCCACGTCTACTCCTACGTCGACCCCGACTACGGCATCAAGTTTGCGGTCAAGCGGGCGAAGAGAGAGCTGGACGAGCGCGATCTGCACCGCTTCAAGCAGGAGTTTGAAGTCCTGAAGAAGCTGAGCTTTCCCTACGTGGTGGAGGTCTACCGCTATGACGAGACCCGAAACGAGTACCGGATGGAGTACTGCGACACAACGCTCCGGGAGCACATCAGCAAGAAGAACGCCACGATGCCCTTCGCAGCTCGCAAGCGCATTGCCTTGCAGTTCCTCTACGGGATCAACTACCTTCACCACCAACGGTTGTTGCACCGTGACATCAGCCTCCAGAACATACTGCTGAAAGTCTTCGATTCCGGCGCCGTTCTGGTGAAGCTCTCGGACTTTGGGCTCGTGAAGGATCAGGCGAACGAGTTCACCCGGACCCAGACCGAGATGAAGGGGACGATCCGGGACCCAATGCTCTGTAGCTTCAAGGACTACGGGGTCGTGAACGAGATGTACTCGATCGCGCATGTCCTGGCCTATATCTTCAAGGGCAGAGAGTCACTCCCCGCAGCTGATGACACTGTAGGGCGGATAATCCACAAGTGTGCTGTCAACGACCTAACCGAGCGCTACCAGAGTGTCGCCGAGTTAATCGCAGACGTTGAGCGGTTGGAAGCACCGCCGAAGTAAGCGACGGCCTAACGAGTTGGTGCGTGATAGCGGGTGAGGCTTCGCTGAAAGGTCGTGGCATGCTCTGGCCGTGGCGATCAAGCTCAACCGCTCTGTCGGCAGGCTCGGCCGGAGCCCCGCAGCGTCAGTCAAGAAGTTCAGCGCCTCGTCTCCCATGCCGTCAGCAACTGCAGCACACCGACTGGGTACCTACTGCCCTAGGTTCAGCGGTGCCCCGCTCCCGTGAGTGACGAGAGGCGATCTCCCGGCACCCGTCTGCATCTGAGCGCCCAACGCCAGTCTGGGACGGCGGCCTGACCGGATACGGCCAACCCCAGCCGCACACCGCGCCGCAACGCGGGTTCTGCGATCGTAGGATCGCACCCCCTTCACCCCCTGCCCTCCAAGGAGCCCAGCGTGGAACTTCGCCTGACCGACGCCGTCCGAACCTTGCGCGAGGAGCTAACCGAGGCGGTCGAGGAAGCCGAAGCCCAAAGCCCCGACATCACCTTCACGGTCGGGCCCATCCAGATGGACTTCGAGGTCCAGTTCCGCGTCGACGGCAAGGCCAAGGGCAAACTCTCCGCGTGGATCGCCTCCGGCGAGATCGAGGCCGGGGCGAGCCGGGCCCGCACTCACCGGGTGTCCTTCACCCTCACCCCCCGCCCGAAGGACACCCCCAACGGCGACGTGTCCATCACCAGCACCCAGCAGAACACCCACGCCGCACCGCCTCCCCCCTACACCCGCTGAGGCACCCGTCCCCCTATCAGCCCTCTCGTGCCAGTGACCGGAGAGCATGTTGGACACCGCCCAACGCATCACCCGCATCACCACCCCCCACGCCAGTGGGTCAGGGTACGTGATCGCCCCACGCCTGGTGTTGACCAGCGCCCACACCGTGCCCGCAGTCGGTGGCCAGGTACAGGTGCACACCGCCATCGACCCTCGCCCGCACACCGGGCAGGTCCTCTGGCGCGGCACTCCTCATGGGCATGATGACGCCGCTCTGGTCCATATCACCGACCCGGGCTGGATCGAGCGTGCGGTGATGACCCGGTGGGGGCGGCTGGTCACCACCACCCCCCACACCCCGTGCGAGGTGTGGGGCTTTCCCGACCTGGCGCAACGCCCGGGTCTGGCTGCGGAGACCGCACAGCTGGTGGGCACGGTGGCCCCGGGCAACCACTTCGTCAACCACCGGCACGTCATGGACCTGAGCACCCACCCGCCCCGCTGGCACCCCCACGAGGTCGAGCAACAGGAGAAGGAGGGGGTGCGGCGTTCGCTGTGGGCAGGCCTGTCCGGGGCCGCTATGC
This region includes:
- a CDS encoding Tat pathway signal protein, with product MRRGPNDKLKSLIAELGWSQQQTASRFVRVAQEMGHTDLVSVGRSTISMWASGTRPQDPAPAVLCETLSRGLGRPVRLEEIGLGRSPIPSAGAIWGADTLTALADLGRSVDRRGFIGAAVYSVAGLALPEESWWQKCLEQARARPATRGTITPDDIAAIRDATALFQRLDQQRGGGYGTSAATALLADEVLPTLRRHTPHEEQRRELFSAASELVYVLGWSSFDANRHATAQRYLQLAAKLAAEAGDRALVGHILRALAHQAMDLGHYPQAASLTEAATSCYDVAGPRERALLGVVHARSLARVGDTKSASQALLRAEDDLSDATPDTEPARVWFFGKASLAHETARTLQAMGDLGSAQREFERSVQLRGAAFSRTHAVTLGYLGEIQASRGEIEAACATWSRALDAMEGVRSGRAKNTVQTMRTALSTVRGRGISAVREVDRRAAEVLRVA
- a CDS encoding trypco2 family protein; translation: MELRLTDAVRTLREELTEAVEEAEAQSPDITFTVGPIQMDFEVQFRVDGKAKGKLSAWIASGEIEAGASRARTHRVSFTLTPRPKDTPNGDVSITSTQQNTHAAPPPPYTR
- a CDS encoding NUDIX domain-containing protein, with translation MPYTSVIDVHVILHRQGEIVLLERQGTGYCDGMLHLPSGHLEDGEPAHAAAAREAREEVGVDIDPGHLALAAVVHHRQELGHARMGLFFLATEWQGEPYNAEPGECGKLVWVDPRVLPSNTIPYPAEGIRAWLDGVPFTPHGW
- a CDS encoding protein kinase family protein produces the protein MADPVEFMLADLREKYEAMPAARAFARLYDDPKWGHMFAVLHRRLNEHFTDINGRAKTTHHYWADNSRDLLALIEEIELDLHTLKRAGIEVALADSYQDALDRCRPWLSPSGGSAVPEDFELIEVISYEQVFAHAAKSVRLKKQEAAVELKMVGSGSYAHVYSYVDPDYGIKFAVKRAKRELDERDLHRFKQEFEVLKKLSFPYVVEVYRYDETRNEYRMEYCDTTLREHISKKNATMPFAARKRIALQFLYGINYLHHQRLLHRDISLQNILLKVFDSGAVLVKLSDFGLVKDQANEFTRTQTEMKGTIRDPMLCSFKDYGVVNEMYSIAHVLAYIFKGRESLPAADDTVGRIIHKCAVNDLTERYQSVAELIADVERLEAPPK
- a CDS encoding B12-binding domain-containing radical SAM protein, encoding MDRTNPLHDLISGHTPGRSLDLLLVNAPLRDYAERPRVNDYTLPVLGMGYVATYAARCGFAVGVLDAEALGLPVADVVQAVNAAAPRWVGFNLLAPTYEVSATIAAALDPGIKVMLGGHQAKAMPTEILTDPRMARCEALVIGEGETRTVELLHDYRNRGDLPGVMWLDSVLKTPVTGGRPGQGHHLAPPINDLPFVDRRFLTQDPHFEADRWEANMVGARGCPYDCSFCGAAVSANPDVTIRVRSPQNVVAEMEHLRTAYGVSAFRFVDDLFLGARRVINTMMDGFAEHRVGDWAVWDATGRINVLARETDTALDRLVANGLREVALGIESGSERMLSYIDKRITQDMIRSVVTRLVGRGISVKGYFILGFPGESRAEMAQTVDLVRELWDLTEGAPGRFRSSVFEFRPYPGTPEWHRLMATGRYTPDQLLDYSPVDLTDQGVDEAMRQRDEFNFSSNIQFGEASVAEVRAALVELSHGEHQRRAAA
- a CDS encoding class IV adenylate cyclase; amino-acid sequence: MREIETKYRVGDLEGLLLALKAAGVELGEPVFQEDQAYAPAGWRPEMGKAGHTFARLRSLDGGAHVFTTKTPLANSMECAEHETVVADREQMHAAVLAMGYEPTVRIVKRRRTGAAGPIGVCVDAVENAGTFLELELVIDDDRDGLAVQAELDTWARALGVELERTTDTYDTLVRAAA
- a CDS encoding DNA-3-methyladenine glycosylase — translated: MRVIVDHPGWTPASEPRRTVRTENSAWTATAGATLILNRVGEGRDQAPAVDTYSPMDLGGSIPENLRSALEEQGPVQRLRTADLWEALATAIIRQVIRADQARLMYHRFCDAHGAPLPEAGPSAFPRPETVLALDEDDFAGLGMAFKRRPLIAAAGAFIESGTKWAELPADVLVEEVQAVPRIGPWTAGATLADVTGDFSLYPYGDMAVRKWAAHASPDIDWPTDEGTFARWWRSFAATPEQLSALTVLTLALGGPRGQDQPPS
- the tmk gene encoding dTMP kinase, encoding MTGLLVAFDGPGGAGKSTTVQALAARLASDGLRVLATTQPSSGAIGRLARSSTHEFSGLALACLVAADRYHHLATQVRPALADGQLVLCDRFTASSLVLQAGLDEIPERFVRELNRFAEPPDLQVVLTAPAEELRERLVVRGSHGRFEDDPANTLREVALYERVADQLAREGVLTEVVDTSCGVEETVAHLADLIRALWSQDRAAA
- a CDS encoding ATP-binding protein, with amino-acid sequence MSRTEMPLPPLPLPRFVRSNQPNVLAVEYGADSRLAAQARRWVWTASRLHRLQAEPLVWIANELFANSLRHTRSGLLGGKTRLTLTHLPNHLRIAATDEGPLPDSVPGEPYLSAETEAAPLGLGLTLVSALATAWGWHGDQHGHTVWAEVARPKPGKPIIQFMPAVTRHAATARLEAVAGER
- a CDS encoding SAM-dependent methyltransferase translates to MEITLTPIATVVGGRSEVADDFWGGIRSIIRLNADLPLDTVKGLEEFSHIQVVWHFHRGSEDDVHLGARHPRGNTDWPQTGTFVHRNHRRPARLAISHPRLLKVEGRDLHVEDLDAVDGTPVLDIAPWFAEFGPRGEVRQPAWPGQMLSDYWAAPPQ